Below is a window of Agrobacterium vitis DNA.
TCGTCATCGTCCCCTGAATGCCGGTATCCAGCAGCTTGCGGATTTGCGCCGTCGTGTCGTTGAATTGCTGGCTGGCGACATAGGTGTTTTGCACCACCATGCCACTCCAGCTATGGCCCGCATACCAGGCCATGGTCAGGTTGACCGTGATGATCACCCCAAAGAAGGAGCAGATCGTTGCCAGCATATGCCAGCCTGTGAACGTGAAGGTTTTAGGGCTGTCAGCACTCATTTCTTCTCTCCAGATCCGTTGCCGGGGCCGTTAAATGTCGCCTTGTAGATGGCTTGCTCGTTGGAATTCGGATCGCTGACGATAAAGCGGAATGGCTCGGAAGCCTCCCTCACGTCACGACCGGCAAGCGTGACGTAGATTTTCAGCGTGGTCGCCTCATCCGGTTCTGCCGTAACGGTCATCGACCGACTTGGCTGGTCCTGCATGCCGTTGACCTTCATGGTGGCATCAGGAAGGCCGTCCAGCGTCACCGTCAGGTCGCGCGGTTGCGGGATCATGTTGAGCAGCCGCACCGTATAGCCGTTTCGGATCGCGCCATTCGATTCCAGCACATATTGTGGATTGCGGTCATGCAGCACGTTAATGTCCAGCCGGTCGCGGGTCATCAACGCAAACAACAGGCCGCCGCCGACGGCGGACCAGAAGGCTGTATAAAGCAGGGTCCGGGGCCGGAAAATCACCCGCCAATCGAAATGCCTGATGGAATCGACAAAGCTGCCATCGGTCTTGCGAACCCGGTCGGGATCGATTGGCCGGGTGCCACTATCGGTCGCCAGCGCCATATTGGACTGATATTCCTCCAGTGTCGCATAGGCGATCAGCCCACGCGGCTTGGCAAGCTTATCCATAACCCCATCGCAGGCATCGATACAAAGCGCGCAGGTGATGCATTCCAACTGCTGGCCTTCGCGGATGTCGATGCCCATCGGACAGACCACCACGCAGGCATTGCAATCGACACAATCGCCGACGCTCTCACCGGCTGCGGCGGCTTTCTTGGCATGGCGGGTCCGTGGCTCGCCGCGCCAGTCATTATAGGTTACGACCAGCGACTTTTCGTCCAGCATGGCGCCCTGAATGCGCGGCCATGGACACATATAGATGCAGACCTGCTCGCGCATCAGCCCGCCGAACACATAGGTCGTGGCGGTGAGGATGGCGACCGTGACATAGGCAACGCCCGCGGCCTGACCGGTGACGAACTCCTTCAGGAGGCTCGGCGCGTCGGCGAAATAGAAGATCCACGCGCCGCCGGTCAGCACACCGATGATGATCCAGGTGAGATGCTTGGCACCTCGTTTCCAGATCTTGGACGGGCTCCACGGCGCGCTGTCCAGCTTGATGCGGGCATTGCGGTCGCCTTCCAGAAAGCGCTCGACCACCAGAAACAGGTCGACCCAGACCGTCTGCGGACAGGTATAGCCGCACCAGGCGCGCCCGACCGCCGACGTGACCAGGAACAGGCCAAACCCCGCCATGACCAGCAGGCCCGCGACAAAGAAAAACTCCTGTGGCCAAATCTCGATAAAGAAGAAGTAGAAGCGCCGATGCGCCAGATCGATCAGCACCGCCTGATCCGGGGCATAGGCACCGCGATCCCAGCGCAGCCAGGGCGTGAGATAGTAGATCCCAAGTGTTATGGCCATGATCAGCCATTTAAACTGCCGGAAACGGCCCGAAGCGCGCTTTGGAAAGATCTTCTTGCGCGCTTCATAGAGTGGCCTGCGAATTTTGGCGGAATTCACTGGCTCGGCGGTGAAACGCTCGACATCCGGTCGTGTTTCTATCCCATTGCTATTCATGACGGCACCTCTCGTTATCAGAGGTTTTTCACGTCCCGCCCTTTGTAACCTTGACTTAAGTCAAGCTGCGGCGATGCGCCTCAAACAGCAGCCCTCGCTACGATGAGATTTCTCCAGCTCACGCCTTGACCTTCCCATGGTGGGAAGCCTTATCTATGGCTGGCAGCCGGATAGGAACCAGACCGATGAATGCCACCAACACCCATGAAACCACCATCGCCATCGATGGCATGAATTGCGCCTCTTGCGTGCGGCGGGTCGAAAAGGCGATTGCCGCCGTGCCGGGCGTATCGTCTGCCTCGGTCAATTTGGCCAGTGAAAAGGCCAGCGTGCAGTTTTCGCAGCAGCCGGATCTCGCCGCCGTGCTGGCAGCCATTCAACAGGCCGGTTATGCGCCGCGTATCGAGACCCAGGAATTAGACATAGATGGCATGAACTGCGCCTCCTGTGTGCGGCGCGTGGAAAAAGCCTTGGCCGCCGTGCCGGGCGTCAGTTTAGCTGCGGTCAATCTGGCAACCGAACGCGCCACTGTGACCGTCACCGCAGAGACGGATAGGCAGGCCCTCGTCGCTGCCGTGGAACAGGCCGGTTATCATGTTCGCAAGCCAGCCAGCCCGGAAGGGCTATCCGCCCCCGACCCCCTGCCCGACCGGCGTGCGGATGAGACACATCGCTTGACGCGGATGACTGTGATTGCCTTTCTCCTGACCCTTCCGGTCTTCATCATTGAAATGGGCTCGCACCTCATTCCCGCCCTGCATTCCTGGGTGATGAACACGCTTGGCATGCAGACCAGTTGGGTGCTTCAGGCCTTGCTGGCCGGGCTGGTGCTGTTTGGTCCCGGCCTCACATTCTTTCGCCGTGGTGTGCCAAACCTCATTCGCCTTCATCCAGATATGAACTCGCTGGTGGTGCTGGGCGCATCCGCCGCCTATGGCTATTCGCTGGTTGCCACGTTCACGCCGGGGCTGATGCCGCAAGGTACCGTCAATGTCTATTATGAGGCGGCAGCCGTTATCGTCACCCTGGTGCTGCTCGGGCGCACGCTGGAAAGCCGTGCCAAAGGCCGGACCAGCGACGCCATCAAACGGCTGATCGGCCTCAGCCCCAAAACCGCGCGGGTAATCCGGGAGGGCAGGCCTGTTGATCTCGACATTGCCGCCGTTATCGTCGGCGATATCTTGGACATCCGCCCCGGCGAAAGACTTCCCGTCGATGGCGTGGTGATCGAAGGCCGCTCCTTTATCGACGAATCGATGATTTCAGGCGAACCGGTACCGGTGGAAAAGGCGGATGGCGACACGGTGACCGGCGGTACGATCAACAAGAATGGCGCGTTTCGGTTTCGCGCCACCAAAGTCGGCGCCGACACGCTTCTCTCCCAGATCATCCGTATGGTGGAAACCGCCCAAGGCTCAAAACTGCCGATCCAGGGCATGGTGGACCGGATAACCGGCTGGTTCGTTCCAGCTGTGATCGTGGCGGCTCTGCTCACCTTCATTGTCTGGCTGTTGTTCGGCCCTGCGCCTGCGCTCAGCTATGCGCTGGTCAATGCGGTTGCAGTGTTGATCATCGCCTGCCCCTGCGCCATGGGGCTGGCCACTCCAACCTCGATCATGGTTGGCACCGGCCGCGCTGCCGAATTGGGCGTATTGTTTCGCAAGGGCGAAGCCTTGCAAAGCCTGCGCGATGTCACGATCGTCGCTCTCGACAAGACCGGCACGCTGACCGAAGGCAGGCCGGAACTGACCGATCTGGTGGCGGCAGACGGCTTTTCCCGTGCCGACATCCTGTCCTTTGCAGCCAGCCTTGAGGCGCGCTCCGAACACCCGATTGCCAAAGCCGTCCTGGCCGCTTCCGAGGCTGAACAAGCGCCTCACCAGATCGCAACCGATGTTGTCGCAGAGCCAGGCTACGGTATCACCGGCATCGTCTCCGGCCATCAGGTGCTTGTTGGTGCCGACCGGGCGCTGACCCGGCATGGCATCGATCTCTCCGCATTTGCCGAGGACGCCGAACGGCTCGGTTTGGAAGCAAAAACCCCGCTCTATCTGGCGATTGATGGCAAAGCCGCAGCTCTGATGGCGGTCGCCGACCCGATCAAGGCAAGCACACCGGCGGCAATCCGCGCCTTGCACGACATCGGCCTCAAAGTGGCGATGATCAGCGGCGATAACCGCCGCACCGCCGAGGCCATCGCCGCCCGGCTCGGCATCGATACGGTGATTGCCGAAGTTCTGCCCGACGGTAAGGTGGCGGCGATTGCCGGTCTTCGCAGGGATGGAAGCAAGCTCGCCTTCGTTGGCGATGGCATCAACGATGCCCCGGCCCTGTCTTCCGCCGATATCGGCATCGCAGTTGGCACTGGCTCCGATATCGCCATCGAAAGCGCCGATGTCGTGCTGATGTCCGGTGACTTGCAAGGCGTGGCCCGTGCCATCGCAATAAGCAAGGCGGTGATCCGCAATATCGGCCAGAACCTGTTCTGGGCCTTTGCCTACAATGTCCTGCTGATCCCGCTGGCGGCTGGTCTGCTCTACCCCGTCAATGGAACATTGCTATCGCCGATCTTCGCCGCCGGTGCGATGGGACTGTCCAGTGTCTTTGTGCTGACCAACGCGCTCCGGCTGCGCACGTTACGCCCAGCATGAAGGGATGTTCTGCATCTAAAAAACGAGCGCAGGGCAGATGCTGTTACAAATATTATTAGAATGCAGAAGGCCATGGCGCTGATAACGCCATGGCCTTCTGATTTTTAACCTGAACGATATCCCTTACAGTCTGTTCAAGAATTGCTGCTGGCCTGGCGAAAATGGTGATTTCGAGAACCGGAACGGAGCGTACTTAACGTACGTGAGTACCGGAAGCGCAGAAATTGCCATTTGCAGACGGCCAGCGGCTATTCTTGGACGGACTGTTAGGTCGCGCTCTCATCCGGCGTCGCCGTATCGGTGGCGACACCGTTGTCGGCGCTGGTCTCTGCACCGATCTCGCCATCCTCTTCGCCTTCCGGCTCATTGATACGCTCGACCGAGACGACCTTTTCGTCCTTGGCGGTGTTGAAGATCGTCACGCCCTTGGTGGCGCGGCTGGCGATGCGAATGCCATCGACTGGCACGCGGATCAACTGACCACCATCCGAGACCAGCATGATCTGGTCCTTGTCTTCGACCGGGAAGGCAGCAACCAGCTGACCGATTTCTGCCGTCTTCGACGTGTCGGTGGCACGAATGCCCTTGCCGCCACGGCCAGATGTGCGGAAATCGTAGGACGACGAGCGCTTGCCGATGCCGCGTTCGGAGATCGTCAGCACGAATTGTTCGCGTGCCTTCAGCTCCTGATAACGCTCTTCGGTCAGATCGCCGATTTCACCCACCTCTTCACCAACCAATGCGATGTCGTCCTCATCCACGCCACTTGCGCGGCGCTCGGTAGCAGAACGCTTCAGATAGGCCGCGCGCTGCCATGGCTCGGCATCGACATGGCTCAAGATGGTCATCGAGATGATTCGGTCATTCGGCTGCAAGGAAATGCCGCGAACGCCGATGGAGTTGCGACCGGCAAACACCCTGACTTCATCGACAGGGAAGCGGATCGCCTGGCCCAAAGCCGTGGTCAGCAGCACATCGTCGTCAATCGTGCAGGTCTCGACGGAGAGAATCTCATCACCCTCTTCTTCGAGCTTCATGGCGATCTTGCCATTGCGGTTGACCTGGACGAAGTCGCTCAACTTGTTACGGCGCACCGTGCCCCGCGTTGTCGAGAACATTACGTCGAGATTATCCCAGCTTGCCTCATCCTCGGGCAGCGGCATGATCGTGGTGATCCGCTCACCTGGCTCCAGTGGCAGCATGTTGATCAGCGCCTTGCCGCGCGACTGTGGCGTGCCGATCGGCAGACGCCAGACCTTCTCCTTATAAACGATTCCGCGTGACGAGAAGAACAGAACCGGTGTGTGGGTATTGGCAACAAATAGCCGGGTAACGAAATCCTCGTCCCGTGTCGCCATGCCGGAGCGGCCCTTGCCGCCGCGACGCTGGGCGCGATAGGTGACCAGCGGAACGCGCTTGATATAGCCAAGATGCGAAACGGTCACCACCATGTCTTCACGGGCGATGAGATCCTCATCGTCCATGTCAGGGCCGCCCTCCATGATCTGGCTGCGGCGTGGCGTGCCAAACTCGTCGCGAACCGCGACAAGCTCATCGACAACAATGGTCTGAATTCGGGTCCGAGACGACAAAATATCGAGATAATCGGAGATTTCCGCCCCGATCTTGTTCAATTCCTCGTCGATTTCGTCGCGACCAAGAGCTGTCAGGCGGGCAAGACGCAATTCGAGGATGGCGCGAGCCTGCTCTTCCGACAGGTTATAGGTATTGTCCTCGTTGATCCTGTGGCGCGGATCATCGATCAGCCGGATCAGGCTTTCCACGTCGGAAGCCGGCCAGCGGCGTTCCATCAACTGCTCACGCGCCGTCTGCGGGTCCGGCGCCTGGCGGATCAACCGGATGACTTCATCGATATTGGCAACGGCAATGGCGAGACCAACCAGCACATGGGCGCGGTCACGCGCCTTGCGCAACAGATACTTCGTTCGCCGGCTAATAACCTCCTCGCGGAAGCTGACGAAAGCCCGTAGCATATCGAGCAGCGTCAACTGTTCCGGCTTGCCGCCATTCAGCGCCACCATGTTGCAGCCGAACGAGCTTTGCAGCGGCGTGTAGCGGTAGAGCTGGTTGAGGATCACGTCCGCATTGGCGTCACGCTTCAACTCGACCACGACGCGGTAGCCCTGGCGGTCGGATTCGTCCCGTAGATCGGAAATGCCCTCGATGCGCTTATCACGCACCAATTCGGCCATTTTCTCGATCATCGTGGACTTGTTCACCTGATACGGAATCTCGGTAATGATGATCTGTTCGCGGTCGCCACGCATTGGCTCAATTCGCGCCACGCCGCGCATGATTACAGAGCCACGTCCGGTCTCATAGGCCGAGCGAATACCGCTACGGCCAAGAATCAGCGCACCGGTCGGAAAGTCTGGGCCTGGAATGATCTGCATCAGTTCCGGCAATTCGATAGCCGGGTTTTCAATCAGCGCGATACAGCCATTGATGACTTCGACCAGATTGTGCGGCGGAATATTCGTCGCCATGCCGACCGCGATACCGCCGGCGCCATTGACGAGAAGATTGGGAAATTTCGCTGGCACGACGACAGGCTCGGACAGCGTGCCATCGTAGTTGTCACGAAAATCGACCGTGTCCTTGTCCAGATCGTCCAGCAGCGAATGCGCAGCCTTTTGCAGGCGGCACTCGGTATAGCGTTCCGCCGCTGGCGGATCGCCGTCGATGGAACCGAAATTGCCCTGACCGTCGATCAGCGGCAGCCGCAACGACCAATCCTGCGCCATACGGGCCAGCGCATCATAGATCGCCGAATTGCCGTGCGGATGGAATTTACCCATCACGTCGCCGGTTACACGGGCGCATTTCACATATTTCTTATTCCAGTCGATACCCAGTTCGGACATGCCAAACAGGATGCGACGATGAACGGGCTTCAAACCATCGCGGACATCGGGAAGTGCGCGGCTAACGATAACGCTCATCGCGTAATCGAGATACGACCGCTGCATTTCCGTCATGATCGAAATGGGTTCGATATCGGACGGCATTTTACCGCCGGGTGTGCTTTGCTCAGTCAAAACGGGTCACGCCTGTTAGAATCACTAGGGATTTTATAGCGGAAAGCCCCTTTCCGCGCCAATTTGCTGGGAGGTTTTGAACAGGCTTTTGCGGCTATGACAAGGCATTTCTTGAGCCCTGGGCTGCTATCTGCCCGAATGACCGCCACTGGTGGCTTGACCTTGCCTCCACGCGCCGGAAATCACTCTCCAACGGCCAGGATATGGTAGAGGATTCTCTCGCGCCCCAGTTTCACGCAACCTGCGGCCTTTATCCAAACAGAAACAGGAGAACATCCATGACCAATGTCGAACTTCTCCTCAATGCCTTCACCACCCTGTTGGTGACGCTCGACCCGCCGGGTCTGGCACCGCTGTTTCTTGGTCTGACCCGGGGCATGACCCGGCAGCAACGCAAACAAGTGGCCTTGCGTGGCGCGGCCATCGCCTTTGGCATCCTGGCGGTCTTTGCTGTATTCGGCGCCAGCATTCTTGAAGCGCTTGGTATCTCCATCGGCGCGTTCCGTATCGCGGGTGGGTTGATGCTGTTTGCCATCGCTTTCGAGATGATTTTCGAAAAACGCCAGGAGCGTAAGGAAAAGACCTCGGAAGACGCGATTACCCGCGATCACATGCACAATATCGCCGTCTTCCCGCTGGCTTTGCCGCTCATCGCTGGCCCTGGCGCCATTTCCGCCACCATCCTGCTGGCTGGCGCCTTGCCCGGCCCGGTCGAGCGCACGGAACTGATCCTGGTCATCGGACTGTGCATTGGCGTCGTACTGCTGGCCCTGGTGATCGCCGATCGGCTCGATCGCTTTCTGGGCATCACCGGGCGGGCCATCCTGACCCGCCTGCTCGGCGTCATCCTGGCCGCCCTATCCGTTCAATTTGTCGTTGACGGCATTAAGGCGGCATTTCATCTCTGAGGCCCTATGCAATGGCGATGAAAGCATCGCCATTGCAAGATCGGAACCTTCAAAGGCGTTTAGGACGGACATTTTCTAATAGTTCGCCCGCAATATCCGTTTCCAGATCGTACCGCCCAGAAATCGATTGAACACGACAAAATAGGCGATAACCAAAGCAAACATGATGAAAGCGGGTAAGCCGTTCAACTGAAAGCCATCCGGAGTCAAACCGCCGCTCAGATACCCGACGATATAGCCCAGGACGAAGAATGAACTGAACAGATCAAGTATGAAAGCGAGGATAATCCGCCATTGCGATGGTCTGCGTTTGATTTCGTCTTCCGGCATTTACCCCTCCGATCACGTCAAAAAAATCGATGATCCTGCCGATCAGAACGGAATATCATCGTCCATATCGCGGGAGAAGCCGCCCGATGGCGCGCTGGCACCGCGACCACCGCCCGAGGAGGATGCGCCGCCGCTGCGGGCCGGGGCCGAGCCGTAATCGTCGTAACCACCACCGCCGCCGCCGAAATCGCTGCCACCACGGGCAGCACCGCCACCTTCGCCACGGCCACCGAGCATGGTCAGTGTCGAATTGAAGCCCTGGAGGACGATTTCCGTCGAGTAACGGTCATTGCCGTTCTGGTCCTGCCATTTGCGGGTCTGAAGCTGGCCCTCGATATAAACGGTCGCACCCTTCTTCAGATATTGTTCGGCCACCTTGCAGAGACCTTCATTGAAGATCACCACGCTGTGCCATTCGGTCTTTTCCTTGCGCTCGCCGGAGTTACGGTCGCGCCAGGATTCGGACGTGGCGATGCGCAGGTTGGCAATCGGCTTACCGTCCTGGGTACGGCGGATTTCCGGGTCGGCGCCCAGATTGCCGATCAAAATAACCTTGTTGACGCTTCCAGCCATGATACTCACCTCGCTGCCACCATGGGGCGGCTTACAAATCCAATCAATTTTAACCTTATCCTATCCCTGTCGATTAAGGGCAGCCAGATCGCCTGTAATCCACAGCGAAGAATCTAGAGCAAAAATGTTCTTTCTTTGTTCTAATAAATTTGTATGATGCAGTCAACTCTATCGGAATCGAACGCAGAATCGACCTACCCGTCTCGACAGGACGGCAGCAGTGACTAAATAAGGAGCGGCATTCCTGCCTGCGGCTCTCTCCCAAACCGAGTTTTGTTATGAGCGAATTGAAGACGATTTCCATCCGTGGTGCGCGCGAGCACAATCTCAAGGGCATCGACCTTGATCTGCCGCGCAACAGCCTGATCGTGATGACCGGCCTTTCCGGCTCGGGAAAGTCGTCGCTGGCCTTCGATACGATCTATGCCGAAGGTCAACGCCGCTATGTTGAAAGCTTGTCGGCCTACGCCCGGCAGTTCCTGGAGATGATGCAGAAGCCTGATGTGGACTTGATCGAAGGGCTTTCCCCGGCAATCTCCATCGAGCAGAAGACCACGTCGCGCAATCCGCGCTCGACGGTCGGGACCGTCACCGAAATCTACGATTATATGCGCCTGCTGTTTGCCCGCGTCGGCGTACCCTATTCGCCAGCCACCGGCCTGCCAATTGAGAGCCAGACCGTCAGCCAGATGGTTGACCGCGTCCTGGCCTTTGAAGAAGGGACGCGGCTTTATATTCTTGCGCCAATCATCCGGGGTCGCAAGGGCGAGTACAAGAAAGAACTCGCTGAGTTGATGAAGAAGGGCTTCCAGCGCGTCAAGATCGATGGCCAGTTCTATGAAATCGCCGAGGCACCCACCCTCGACAAGAAATACAAGCACGATATCGACATCGTCGTTGACCGCGTTGTGGTGCGGGCCGACATGGCCTCGCGGCTGGCGGACAGTCTGGAAACCTGCCTTCGCCTTGCCGATGGGCTGGCGGTCGCCGAATTTGCCGACAAGCCGCTGCCGGCCAATGAAACATCGGCTGGCGGCTCCGCCAATAAATCGTTGAACGAGACCCATGAGCGGGTGCTGTTTTCGGAAAAATTCGCCTGCCCGGTCTCCGGCTTTACCATTCCGGAAATCGAGCCACGGTTGTTTTCCTTCAACAATCCGTTCGGCGCTTGCCCAACCTGCGACGGCCTCGGCTTTCAGCAGAAGATCGATGAAGCGCTGATCATTCCCGAAGCCGACAAGCGG
It encodes the following:
- a CDS encoding single-stranded DNA-binding protein; its protein translation is MAGSVNKVILIGNLGADPEIRRTQDGKPIANLRIATSESWRDRNSGERKEKTEWHSVVIFNEGLCKVAEQYLKKGATVYIEGQLQTRKWQDQNGNDRYSTEIVLQGFNSTLTMLGGRGEGGGAARGGSDFGGGGGGYDDYGSAPARSGGASSSGGGRGASAPSGGFSRDMDDDIPF
- the ccoG gene encoding cytochrome c oxidase accessory protein CcoG; amino-acid sequence: MNSNGIETRPDVERFTAEPVNSAKIRRPLYEARKKIFPKRASGRFRQFKWLIMAITLGIYYLTPWLRWDRGAYAPDQAVLIDLAHRRFYFFFIEIWPQEFFFVAGLLVMAGFGLFLVTSAVGRAWCGYTCPQTVWVDLFLVVERFLEGDRNARIKLDSAPWSPSKIWKRGAKHLTWIIIGVLTGGAWIFYFADAPSLLKEFVTGQAAGVAYVTVAILTATTYVFGGLMREQVCIYMCPWPRIQGAMLDEKSLVVTYNDWRGEPRTRHAKKAAAAGESVGDCVDCNACVVVCPMGIDIREGQQLECITCALCIDACDGVMDKLAKPRGLIAYATLEEYQSNMALATDSGTRPIDPDRVRKTDGSFVDSIRHFDWRVIFRPRTLLYTAFWSAVGGGLLFALMTRDRLDINVLHDRNPQYVLESNGAIRNGYTVRLLNMIPQPRDLTVTLDGLPDATMKVNGMQDQPSRSMTVTAEPDEATTLKIYVTLAGRDVREASEPFRFIVSDPNSNEQAIYKATFNGPGNGSGEKK
- a CDS encoding heavy metal translocating P-type ATPase, which codes for MNATNTHETTIAIDGMNCASCVRRVEKAIAAVPGVSSASVNLASEKASVQFSQQPDLAAVLAAIQQAGYAPRIETQELDIDGMNCASCVRRVEKALAAVPGVSLAAVNLATERATVTVTAETDRQALVAAVEQAGYHVRKPASPEGLSAPDPLPDRRADETHRLTRMTVIAFLLTLPVFIIEMGSHLIPALHSWVMNTLGMQTSWVLQALLAGLVLFGPGLTFFRRGVPNLIRLHPDMNSLVVLGASAAYGYSLVATFTPGLMPQGTVNVYYEAAAVIVTLVLLGRTLESRAKGRTSDAIKRLIGLSPKTARVIREGRPVDLDIAAVIVGDILDIRPGERLPVDGVVIEGRSFIDESMISGEPVPVEKADGDTVTGGTINKNGAFRFRATKVGADTLLSQIIRMVETAQGSKLPIQGMVDRITGWFVPAVIVAALLTFIVWLLFGPAPALSYALVNAVAVLIIACPCAMGLATPTSIMVGTGRAAELGVLFRKGEALQSLRDVTIVALDKTGTLTEGRPELTDLVAADGFSRADILSFAASLEARSEHPIAKAVLAASEAEQAPHQIATDVVAEPGYGITGIVSGHQVLVGADRALTRHGIDLSAFAEDAERLGLEAKTPLYLAIDGKAAALMAVADPIKASTPAAIRALHDIGLKVAMISGDNRRTAEAIAARLGIDTVIAEVLPDGKVAAIAGLRRDGSKLAFVGDGINDAPALSSADIGIAVGTGSDIAIESADVVLMSGDLQGVARAIAISKAVIRNIGQNLFWAFAYNVLLIPLAAGLLYPVNGTLLSPIFAAGAMGLSSVFVLTNALRLRTLRPA
- a CDS encoding MarC family protein, with the protein product MTNVELLLNAFTTLLVTLDPPGLAPLFLGLTRGMTRQQRKQVALRGAAIAFGILAVFAVFGASILEALGISIGAFRIAGGLMLFAIAFEMIFEKRQERKEKTSEDAITRDHMHNIAVFPLALPLIAGPGAISATILLAGALPGPVERTELILVIGLCIGVVLLALVIADRLDRFLGITGRAILTRLLGVILAALSVQFVVDGIKAAFHL
- the gyrA gene encoding DNA gyrase subunit A encodes the protein MTEQSTPGGKMPSDIEPISIMTEMQRSYLDYAMSVIVSRALPDVRDGLKPVHRRILFGMSELGIDWNKKYVKCARVTGDVMGKFHPHGNSAIYDALARMAQDWSLRLPLIDGQGNFGSIDGDPPAAERYTECRLQKAAHSLLDDLDKDTVDFRDNYDGTLSEPVVVPAKFPNLLVNGAGGIAVGMATNIPPHNLVEVINGCIALIENPAIELPELMQIIPGPDFPTGALILGRSGIRSAYETGRGSVIMRGVARIEPMRGDREQIIITEIPYQVNKSTMIEKMAELVRDKRIEGISDLRDESDRQGYRVVVELKRDANADVILNQLYRYTPLQSSFGCNMVALNGGKPEQLTLLDMLRAFVSFREEVISRRTKYLLRKARDRAHVLVGLAIAVANIDEVIRLIRQAPDPQTAREQLMERRWPASDVESLIRLIDDPRHRINEDNTYNLSEEQARAILELRLARLTALGRDEIDEELNKIGAEISDYLDILSSRTRIQTIVVDELVAVRDEFGTPRRSQIMEGGPDMDDEDLIAREDMVVTVSHLGYIKRVPLVTYRAQRRGGKGRSGMATRDEDFVTRLFVANTHTPVLFFSSRGIVYKEKVWRLPIGTPQSRGKALINMLPLEPGERITTIMPLPEDEASWDNLDVMFSTTRGTVRRNKLSDFVQVNRNGKIAMKLEEEGDEILSVETCTIDDDVLLTTALGQAIRFPVDEVRVFAGRNSIGVRGISLQPNDRIISMTILSHVDAEPWQRAAYLKRSATERRASGVDEDDIALVGEEVGEIGDLTEERYQELKAREQFVLTISERGIGKRSSSYDFRTSGRGGKGIRATDTSKTAEIGQLVAAFPVEDKDQIMLVSDGGQLIRVPVDGIRIASRATKGVTIFNTAKDEKVVSVERINEPEGEEDGEIGAETSADNGVATDTATPDESAT